From Sporolactobacillus pectinivorans:
CGATTTTTCCATATCATCCTAATGATATTACGGGCCCTTTTTCTTCCCCTCCGTCAATGCAGCACTTGCTGGGAACGGATGAGATTGGAAGAGACGTTCTAAGCAGACTCATTGCCGGGATGAGAATCTCTCTGTTTGTTGGGTTGTCTGTAACCATTATTTCTTCGGTTATTGGGATTGTTATTGGACTTGTGGCAGGCTTTTTTGGAGGAAAGATCGATGTTGCATTAATGGGACTGACGGATATGGTCATGTCCTTCCCTTATATTCTATTATTGCTTGTAGCTGCTGCGATCTTCAAACCCGGTTTGCTTTCCATTATTCTCATTCTCGGATTTGTCGACTGGCCAGGTATTGCGCGATTGGTACGCGGCAGTGTTCTCTCTATTCGGGAAACAAATTTTATTAAAGCAGATGAGCTGGCGGGATTGCCAAAGACATACATTCTCTCTTCTGAAATACTGCCCAATGCCATAGCACCAGTCTTAATCTATGCTACATCTGTTATGGCCTACTCCATACTCGATGAGGCAGCGCTGAGCTTTCTGGGAATGGGCATTCAGCCGCCGACGGCCAGTCTGGGCAATATGTTAAATGGAGCAGAGAATCTGACCATCCTGACTGAAAAACTATGGCTTTGGCTTCCGCCGGGAATTGTGATCATTTTACTGGTGCTTGCCATCAACTTCATCGGTGACGCGTTAAGGGACAGCTTTGATCCAAACAATCATTTTAAGTGAGGTGATCGCGTGAAGACTCCGCTCTATTATCAGATGTCTGAGTATGACTGCGGTACAGTAACGCTATTAAATGCCGTTAAATATCTTTTCCCGCGAGAATTGATTCCGCCTGACGTAATCAAAGCGATTACGGCTTATTCACTGGATACATATAATTCGGATGGTGAAGTCGGCAAGAGCGGCACATCGAAAGCATCGATGAAGTTTATCGTCGAATGGTTAAATTATAACGGACCAATAAAGGGGCTTCCCATTCACGGAACTTATTATGCAGGTGAACGTGTACATTTGGGAGAAAGCAGTGAGATCATTGACGCCATCAAAAACGACGGTGCAGCCATTTTCAGATTGAACTACGGTGGGGCGCATTATGTGCTGGCAACGAAAGTAGACACGAAGAATAAATATCTTTATTTATTTGACCCTTATCTGGATGAAGATTTAAAGTATACAGACGGGATCGTTCTGCTTGACGGATTTCCCTATGAATATAACCGCAAAGTACCGTTCAGTTTTTTTGAAGAAGAGGATAACCAAAAAGTATATGCATTTGGCAAAAAAGATCAAAGGGAAGCCGTCGTGTTTTATGCGCGTGACAAGGTGGCTTTCAGATGAAAACAATTTACAAAATTTAGCGAATCGTACAGGAACGCGGTTCGGCAATTGCACTAATTTTCATGTGATAAAAAACCTTCTCTATAGGAGAAGGTTTTTTAATAAGTTCATTTATCCATCTTTTATTCAGATTCCCGAAAGAAGCATCCAATTTAGTTTGAGAAATAGATTCATCAAAGTGAGACTCAAACCGAGAGTGCCACAGTGGTGACGTAATCATTGCCCTTTCAATCTCTTAGATGATTCTTTCTAGCTTAGACCGAGCGTCCGCGCTGTTGACGAATGAATTTTTTGGAAAAGCTCCGGGTTTTCCACTAGCGGTACACCGTAAGAAGGAATCATTTCTTTTATCTTCGGTTCCCACTCGCTCATCTGCTGCGGGAAGCATTTTCCCAATACCTCAAGCATCACGTGAACGGCGGTAGAAGCACCCGGAGACGCACCGAGCAACGCAGCGATCGAGCCATCAGCAGCCGTAACCACTTCCGTACCGAATTGAAGTGTTCCCCTGCCGCCGGCATCCGTATCTTTGATCACTTGCACACGTTGACCCGCGACTACTATATGCCAATCCTCGCTTTTGGCATTCGGAATAAACTCGCGTAATTCTTCCATACGTTTCTCACTCGATAACATCACTTGCTGGATCAGGTATTTTGTCAACGCCATCTCTTTGACGCCGGCCGAGAGCATCGTGAAGACATTATTCGGTTTCACGGAACCTATTAAATCAAAGTTCGAACCTGTTTTTAAAAACTTTGGTGAGAAACCGGCAAACGGTCCAAACAGCAATGTTTTTTTGCCCGCGATATATCTTGTATCAAGATGCGGAACAGACATTGGAGGAGCACCAATTTTCGCTTTACCGTATACTTTGGCATGATGCTGCCGTGCAATTTCCGGATTGTCACACACCATAAACAGCCCGCTTACCGGGAATCCGCCAATATGTTTGGACTCAGGAATACCGGTTTTTTGCAGTAACGGCAGACTTCCGCCCCCACCGCCAATAAAGACGAATTTCGCCGTATGGTATTCAATTTTACCGCTGTCGCTATCGTACGCCTTCACTTCCCACGAGCCGCCGTCGGTCCGTTTAATATCTTTAATGAGATGCCTGTAGTTTATCTCGACATTTTTATGCTTTAAATGGTCAAACAACATGCGTGTTAAAGCGCCAAAGTTGACATCCGTTCCAGAGTCGATCTTTGTGGCTGCTATCGGTTCATTCAATGTGCGGCCCTCCATGATCAGCGGAATCCATTCCTTCAGTTTTTCCGGATCATTGGAAAATTCCATCCCTTTAAACAACAGATTTCTTGACAGCGTTTCAAAACGGTTTTTCAAAAAGGTTACATTTTTCTCCCCTTCAGCTAAACTCATATGAGGTATTGGCCTGATAAAGTCCTGCGGGTGACGAATCAGATTGCTGTTTACAAGATAGGACCAAAACTGT
This genomic window contains:
- a CDS encoding ABC transporter permease, whose protein sequence is MEEIIQKENQKHTRSHVFWKHKLAFASVIIIAIFSIVAIFGLTIFPYHPNDITGPFSSPPSMQHLLGTDEIGRDVLSRLIAGMRISLFVGLSVTIISSVIGIVIGLVAGFFGGKIDVALMGLTDMVMSFPYILLLLVAAAIFKPGLLSIILILGFVDWPGIARLVRGSVLSIRETNFIKADELAGLPKTYILSSEILPNAIAPVLIYATSVMAYSILDEAALSFLGMGIQPPTASLGNMLNGAENLTILTEKLWLWLPPGIVIILLVLAINFIGDALRDSFDPNNHFK
- the mqo gene encoding malate dehydrogenase (quinone) yields the protein MTVGRIQKKTDVILIGAGIMSATLGSLMKALSPEWEIKVFEKLANAGEESSNEWNNAGTGHSALCELNYTSEKPDGSIDISKAVKINEQFQLSRQFWSYLVNSNLIRHPQDFIRPIPHMSLAEGEKNVTFLKNRFETLSRNLLFKGMEFSNDPEKLKEWIPLIMEGRTLNEPIAATKIDSGTDVNFGALTRMLFDHLKHKNVEINYRHLIKDIKRTDGGSWEVKAYDSDSGKIEYHTAKFVFIGGGGGSLPLLQKTGIPESKHIGGFPVSGLFMVCDNPEIARQHHAKVYGKAKIGAPPMSVPHLDTRYIAGKKTLLFGPFAGFSPKFLKTGSNFDLIGSVKPNNVFTMLSAGVKEMALTKYLIQQVMLSSEKRMEELREFIPNAKSEDWHIVVAGQRVQVIKDTDAGGRGTLQFGTEVVTAADGSIAALLGASPGASTAVHVMLEVLGKCFPQQMSEWEPKIKEMIPSYGVPLVENPELFQKIHSSTARTLGLS
- a CDS encoding peptidase C39; translated protein: MKTPLYYQMSEYDCGTVTLLNAVKYLFPRELIPPDVIKAITAYSLDTYNSDGEVGKSGTSKASMKFIVEWLNYNGPIKGLPIHGTYYAGERVHLGESSEIIDAIKNDGAAIFRLNYGGAHYVLATKVDTKNKYLYLFDPYLDEDLKYTDGIVLLDGFPYEYNRKVPFSFFEEEDNQKVYAFGKKDQREAVVFYARDKVAFR